Below is a genomic region from Tepidiforma bonchosmolovskayae.
CGCTGCTGACGACGCCGATACACCCCTCAATGAAGCCACCATCTGGAGATGGTGGAAACCATCAGACATCCACCGGCGAGCGGCTGAACGTGACCACCCCTCAATGAAGCCACCATCTGGAGATGGTGGAAACCTCGAGTTCCCGGCAACACTCCGCCGGGAGCCCAACCCTCAATGAAGCCACCATCTGGAGATGGTGGAAACCTGCTCGACCATCCCCCGCCGCGCGAGCTGACCGAGCAGCCCTCAATGAAGCCACCATCTGGAGATGGTGGAAACCCGGCAGCGGGGTAGCTGCCGTCGCGGATGCTGCTCCCTCAATGAAGCCACCATCTGGAGATGGTGGAAACTCGAGGATGCCGCCGATGAGGCCGCGGATGATGTCGATCCCTCAATGAAGCCACCATCTGGAGATGGTGGAAACGCCGAGGCGCGCAGCCCCGTGATGCGCCAGCGCGGACCCCCTCAATGAAGCCACCATCTGGAGATGGTGGAAACTCCATCGCGCCGAGGATGCCCTCCTTGAGCGTGGGCACCCCTCAATGAAGCCACCATCTGGAGATGGTGGAAACCGACGCCGACCGCCAGGAGGTCACCGTCACCCTCGTCCGCCCCTCAATGAAGCCACCATCTGGAGATGGTGGAAACGCGAGGACCTCCATCGCCTGCGTCACCTCGCCCGCCGACCCTCAATGAAGCCACCATCTGGAGATGGTGGAAACATGGCGTACACGTCGGCGCCGGAGTTGACGATGATACTCCCTCAATGAAGCCACCATCTGGAGATGGTGGAAACCTGTGCTGGCGTTACCGCCGCCGCCGCCGCCGCCAGGTCCCTCAATGAAGCCACCATCTGGAGATGGTGGAAACGCGCCGGCAACCGAGGCGACGATGTTCAACTGACGCTCCCCTCAATGAAGCCACCATCTGGAGATGGTGGAAACTCATGGTGCCGATGATGGCAGGGGTTGCGCGCCATGTCCCTCAATGAAGCCACCATCTGGAGATGGTGGAAACTCGACGGAAGGACGTTCCAGGCGCGGATTGTCCAGGTCCCTCAATGAAGCCACCATCTGGAGATGGTGGAAACGATTTGCCAGAGGCCGAAGCTTGTGCGGTCGTTGCACGCCCCTCAATGAAGCCACCATCTGGAGATGGTGGAAACTACTTGGAGTTCGTTCTCCGCCTGCAGGAGCCCAACTGCCCTCAATGAAGCCACCATCTGGAGATGGTGGAAACCGCTGGCCCCGACCAGGCCCGCCGGGATACCTCTTTTGAATCTGCAACGGGCACCCGGGAGCGGCTCACGCCGGGGGTTTCGAGCGCCTCCCAGCAACCTGGTGCTGCAGGGGCCCTGCCAGGCCGCCTCGGAAGGATAGCATGCGCCGCCGGGCTTCTGTACAGGTTCGTTTTCGAGGGTTGTTAAGGTCTGGCGCTCCTTCGAGCGGTTTGAGTCTACCGGGCTGGTCAAGGGGGCGCTCGAAGGGGACCAGCGGCGGCTCAGTAGATGGCTGGGCCCTGCCGGGGGAGGGTGGGCGGCCGGCCGAGGATTTCGGGGACGACGGCGCGGCTGCTGGCGGGGACGCCGAGGTCGAAGATGGCGACGCTGTCGTCGTCGCGGTCGATGAGTTCGAGGAGTTTGCGGCGGAGTTTGATGAGTTCGGGCCGGGTGAGGTCGCAGAGGTAGACGGAGTACTGGAGGCGGGTGCCCCAGCCGAGCATTTCGCGGTAGACTTCGCGGAGGCGGCGGTCATTGGTGATGTCGTAGGCGACGAGGTAGCGTCGGCGTTCCATGGGGGGTGTGTCAGCGGGTTTCGAATCCCTGGTAGGCGGGGAGTTCGCCGAGGAGGACTGCGGCGAGGAAGCGGGGCTGGAGGTCGAGGAGGCGCCGGTAGCTGAGGCGGTAGCGGAAGCGGGGGTGGGTGATTTCCTGTTCGAGCCTGCGTTCGTAGACGCGGAGGAAGGTGCGGCGGCCGTCGTCGGTGAGGGTGTAGCCGGCGCCGATGCGGCGGACGTGGGCGGAGGTGATTTCGCCGTTGTTGAGGGCGGTGATGACGACGGAGTCGGCGATGAGGGGCCGGAATTCTTCGGCGAGGTCGAGTGCGAGGGCGGGGCGACCGAATTTGGGTCTGTGGTAGAAGCCCCAGTAGGGGTCGAAGCCGATGAGCTGGGCCTGGACGGTGAGGTCTTTGGTGAGAAGGGTGTAGGCGAAGGAGAGGAGGGCGTTGACGGGGTCGCGCGGGGGGCGCCGGTTGCGCCCGCGGAAGAGGTCTCCGGGGGTGAAGGGGAGGTCGCGGCGGAGCATGGCGGGGAAGGCGTTGAAGTAGAGGCGGGCGGCGTAGCCTTCGATGCCGCGGAGGGTGTCGCTATCGGGGGCGAGGCGTGCTCGGGCGACGGCGTCGGCGAGGCCTTCGAGGGTGCGGCCGATTTCGAAGCGGCTGTTGCGGCGGAGGAGGGTGCGCTGGTTGCGGATCTTGGCGATGACGAAGGTGCGGGCGAGTTCGAGGGCTTCGGGTTCGGTGAGGGTGAACTGGCGGCGCCGGAGCTGGATGTTTTTGCCCATGAGGCCGCTGGTGAGGCCGAGGAAGCGCCCGCCGCGGGTGAGCCAGGCGATGGGGGTTTCCTGTGCGAGGAGGGCGTGGAGGGCGCTGGTTGAGATGGTGACGGTGCCGAAGGCGGCGACGTGGCTGATATCGATGGGGCGGATGCGCGTTGGTTCGCCGTCCCTGGGGGCGACGATGAAGTGGTTGCCGTCTTTTCTGAGCTGGGTGCCGTAGCCGATGAGGTAGAGGGGGCGGGCGGCGGGCTCGCGGGTGATGAGGGTGCGGGGGCGGGCGGTTCTGCGGTGGAGGAGGAGGTTGAGTTCATCGGGCATGCAGTAGCCGACGAGGGCGCAGGCGGGGCATTTGGGGCTATCGACGAGGGGCGGGGGCGCGTCGGGCTGGCCGGCGGTTTCGCGGGCGCGGGCGATGGCGGCGAGGGTCTGCTGTTCGAGCTCCGGGGTGATGGGGACGGTGACGCGTTCGCCGGTTTCGGCGAAGTAGATGACGCCTTCGCGGCACTGGTAGCCGGCTTCGCGGAGGAGGAGGGCCTGGATGGCGAGCTGGACCTGCTCGGGCTCCCAGACGCGGGCGGGGGTGGGCGCGGGGCGGCCGCGTTTGTAGTCGACGGGGCGGGCGGCATCGTCGAGGAATTCGACGAGGTCGATTTTGGCGGTGACGCCGAGGGTTTCGGAGCTGAGTTCGAAGGCGCGGGCTACCTGGCGGACGCCGGGGCCGGGCTCGGGGGCGGTCCCGGCGGGGGTATCGACGCGGCGGTGGAGGTCGGTGCCTTCGGCGGTGTCGTCGTTGTCGGCCCAGAGGCCGCGGACCCATTCGAGGTAGAAGAGGCGCGGGCAGTAGACGAATTCGTTGACCATGCGCGCGGGGAGGAGGGGCGCAGGTTCGGGTTCGGGGCCGGGTTCGGCGGCGGCCTCTCGGGGGATCGTGCGGTCTTCGCGACTGATCACATAAAGATGTTCGGCCGGTTAAGACCGAGGGACAGCGGGGCGGTGCGGCGGGCTAGCGGGGGGCGGGCCAGAGGAGGACGGCGGGGCCGAGGGGGCCGTCGCCCTGGGTGCGGGTGCGGCGTGAGGAGCCGTAGACGCCGGTGATGCCGAGGGCCCTCAGGCGGGCACCGCCGGCGACCCGGGGCGTTCCGCGGTTTGGGACCTGGACGGCGAGGTCGGGATGGTTGAGGAGGACGCGGACCGAAGGCGCGTTGAGCGGGGGGCGCCAGACGGGCCAGACCAGGGAGCGGCGGGTGGCGCCGGAGTAGAGCTGGACTTCCTGCCAGCCTGCGGTGCGGAGGCGGCCGTCATCTGCGAGGGGGAAGAAGCGGATGGCCATGACGGCGAGCCAGGTGGGGGAGGGGGCGCCGGCGTTGCTGGGGACGCCGGCGGTGCTGACCTGGGCTTCGCGGATTGCGCGGGCATCGAGGTTGGCGCCGGTGTAGCCCTCGAGGCGGATCCAGCCGACGAAGGCGTCCTCGGGCATGCCCGGGGTGGCGGCGACGTACCTGCAGGCCTGGTCGTAGTAGGAATCGCGGAACTTCATCTGGCCGAAGGGGGCGTTGAAGGGGGTGAGGCGGATGCGCCCCTCGGGGCCGTCTTTATCCAGGGTATAGGGGGCGACAAGTGCGGCGACCCAGCGCGCAAACCAGCGCTC
It encodes:
- a CDS encoding type I-G CRISPR-associated protein, Cas3-extension family, translating into MPEIPAPALRGNDPLGFLAALGVLALAEQGEIQPVRLRWEGGTAPHAVFVSDAYTGTRDLADALREVARRLLNADAAIPGCPPEFPYRNRHPADTAKGADPMRMSREAARATCEDAARRWESGERWFARWVAALVAPYTLDKDGPEGRIRLTPFNAPFGQMKFRDSYYDQACRYVAATPGMPEDAFVGWIRLEGYTGANLDARAIREAQVSTAGVPSNAGAPSPTWLAVMAIRFFPLADDGRLRTAGWQEVQLYSGATRRSLVWPVWRPPLNAPSVRVLLNHPDLAVQVPNRGTPRVAGGARLRALGITGVYGSSRRTRTQGDGPLGPAVLLWPAPR
- the cas4g/cas1g gene encoding CRISPR-associated endonuclease Cas4g/Cas1g, which gives rise to MISREDRTIPREAAAEPGPEPEPAPLLPARMVNEFVYCPRLFYLEWVRGLWADNDDTAEGTDLHRRVDTPAGTAPEPGPGVRQVARAFELSSETLGVTAKIDLVEFLDDAARPVDYKRGRPAPTPARVWEPEQVQLAIQALLLREAGYQCREGVIYFAETGERVTVPITPELEQQTLAAIARARETAGQPDAPPPLVDSPKCPACALVGYCMPDELNLLLHRRTARPRTLITREPAARPLYLIGYGTQLRKDGNHFIVAPRDGEPTRIRPIDISHVAAFGTVTISTSALHALLAQETPIAWLTRGGRFLGLTSGLMGKNIQLRRRQFTLTEPEALELARTFVIAKIRNQRTLLRRNSRFEIGRTLEGLADAVARARLAPDSDTLRGIEGYAARLYFNAFPAMLRRDLPFTPGDLFRGRNRRPPRDPVNALLSFAYTLLTKDLTVQAQLIGFDPYWGFYHRPKFGRPALALDLAEEFRPLIADSVVITALNNGEITSAHVRRIGAGYTLTDDGRRTFLRVYERRLEQEITHPRFRYRLSYRRLLDLQPRFLAAVLLGELPAYQGFETR
- the cas2 gene encoding CRISPR-associated endonuclease Cas2, encoding MERRRYLVAYDITNDRRLREVYREMLGWGTRLQYSVYLCDLTRPELIKLRRKLLELIDRDDDSVAIFDLGVPASSRAVVPEILGRPPTLPRQGPAIY